From the genome of Anoplopoma fimbria isolate UVic2021 breed Golden Eagle Sablefish chromosome 1, Afim_UVic_2022, whole genome shotgun sequence, one region includes:
- the map3k10 gene encoding mitogen-activated protein kinase kinase kinase 10 — protein MKPYGRASSTAAPLSCTSCGGCCSPPPPSLIPPGPPSSVTSSSSSSSMPPNMTPPPPMCPAPVVQVENGSSWNSSTISSSGSPDSHPGHRCGANNPNPYWTAVFDYEATADEELTLRRGDLLEVLSKDSKVSGDEGWWTGKIQDKVGIFPCNYVTRGDATNYQQLTAGGLVAGGVGDCPLEIDFSELLLDEVIGAGGFGKVYKGLWRREEVAVKAARQDPDEDISATAESVRQEARLFWMLRHPNIISLRGVCLREPNLCLVMEYARGGALNRALAGKKVPPRVLVNWAVQVATGMDYLHNQAFVPIIHRDLKSSNILILEPAEREDLGGRTLKITDFGLAREWHQTTKMSAAGTYAWMAPEVIKLSLFSKSSDVWSFGVLLWELLTGEVPYREIDALAVAYGVAMNKLTLPIPSTCPEPFTQLLGECWSPNPRSRPSFTSILRRLLAIEQSAMFQMPLESFHSLQEDWRLEIQQMFDELRAKEKELRSWEEALARAAEEQREQEEQLKRREQELAEREIDIVERELNIIIHQMYQEKPSVKKRKGHFKKSRLLKLGRDSNCISLPSGFEHKITVQASPSVDKRKTQGSESTTPPASPGVIPRLRAIRLTPSDGSKTWGRSAVCKKEDLSTSKKKGRTWGPSSTLQKERVGGEEKLKSLGEGCKVWSSSAPNLGKSPKHAPMTAGFSSLNEMEECCEFEESPGSLLPSETSSNGATEDSGSLWVNLGPNTLPNVGNTSSCQGPGGLGTGVSYQDSLRRCSQRKKSDMLLLGCASLLASVGLGQDLLQLGKLQVLQDEQDLREEQRKKKEGIFQRTGRFRRSTSPPSRNLSLSLSRHHDSALPCMDPSPSVTLLSLSSLSDCNSTKSLLPSDPDDYPLTPSTGLKTPAAPPAPALNPLLDLRAESFKKEPNQSLTPTHVSAAMALNRGHRRTPSDGAIRPRAHTLGHHRTPSDGSMPMPPPPGAPHFTKNKGTQDTLDIPRLPDPSIIFPVPHRRKAPAPPIPDAVPLCLVSPLERPKTLEFAPRPRPTPARMRADPWKLGSLSRTLSSSPGSSCDSPLGSGDSSASTTRPNLMDMDVEGQSSDQTVPLCGQRKLAALCGHEYS, from the exons ATGAAACCATACGGCAGAGCGAGCAGCACAGCAGCCCCCCTGTCCTGCACCAGCTGTGGGGGCTGCTGCTCACCGCCTCCCCCTAGCCTAATCCCGCCGGGGCCCCCCTCATCTgttacctcctcctcctcctcctcctccatgccCCCGAACATGACCCCGCCACCACCGATGTGCCCTGCCCCGGTGGTGCAGGTGGAGAATGGCAGCAGCTGGAActcctccaccatctcctcctctggctcCCCAGACTCCCACCCGGGTCACCGCTGTGGCGCCAACAACCCCAACCCCTACTGGACAGCAGTGTTCGACTACGAGGCCACGGCAGATGAGGAGTTAACCCTGCGGCGCGGGGACCTCCTCGAGGTTCTCTCCAAAGACTCCAAAGTGTCCGGGGACGAGGGTTGGTGGACAGGCAAGATCCAGGACAAGGTGGGTATCTTTCCATGTAACTACGTCACAAGGGGGGACGCCACCAACTACCAGCAGCTGACCGCAGGAGGGCTGGTGGCAGGCGGGGTGGGTGACTGCCCCTTGGAAATAGACTTCTCAGAACTGCTCCTGGATGAGGTGATCGGAGCCGGTGGGTTTGGGAAGGTGTACAAAGGAttatggaggagagaggaagtagCAGTGAAGGCCGCCAGGCAAGACCCTGACGAGGATATTAGTGCCACAGCAGAGAGCGTGCGGCAGGAGGCCCGGCTGTTCTGGATGCTCCGGCACCCCAACATAATCTCTCTGCGTGGGGTCTGCCTGCGGGAGCCCAACCTGTGCTTGGTGATGGAGTACGCCAGAGGTGGGGCTCTTAACCGAGCGCTCGCTGGAAAGAAGGTTCCACCGAGGGTTCTGGTGAACTGGGCGGTCCAGGTAGCCACTGGGATGGACTATCTGCACAACCAGGCATTCGTACCGATCATCCACAGAGACCTCAAGTCCAGCAATA tccTTATCCTGGAGCCGGCGGAGCGGGAGGACTTGGGTGGGAGAACCCTGAAGATCACGGACTTCGGTCTGGCCAGAGAGTGGCACCAGACCACCAAGATGAGTGCAGCGGGGACGTACGCCTGGATGGCCCCGGAGGTCATCAAACTCTCCCTCTTCTCCAAGAGCAGCGACGTGTGGAG TTTCGGTGTGTTACTGTGGGAGCTGCTGACCGGCGAGGTTCCCTACCGGGAGATAGACGCACTGGCGGTCGCTTACGGCGTCGCCATGAACAAGCTAACACTCCCCATCCCCTCAACGTGCCCTGAACCCTTCACTCAGCTGCTGGGAG AGTGCTGGAGCCCAAACCCCCGCAGCCGGCCCTCCTTCACCAGCATCCTAAGACGACTGCTGGCCATCGAGCAGTCGGCCATGTTTCAGATGCCTCTGGAGTCTTTTCACTCCTTACAAGAAGACTGGAGGCTCGAGATCCAGCAGATGTTTGACGAGCTCAGGGCCAAAGAGAAG gaGCTGAGGTCATGGGAGGAGGCGTTGGCTCGGGCAGCCgaggagcagagggagcaggaggagcagcttaagaggagagagcaggagcTGGCGGAGAGGGAGATCGACATCGTGGAGCGAGAGCTGAACATCATCATCCACCAGATGTACCAGGAGAAACCCAGCGTGAAGAAACGGAAAGGACACTTCAAGAAGAGCAGATTACTGAAGCTGGGCCGAGACAGCAACTGTATCAGTCTGCCCTCTG GCTTTGAGCATAAGATCACAGTTCAGGCGTCTCCCAGTGTGGACAagaggaagactcaggggaGCGAGAGCACCACCCCGCCTGCCAGCCCGGGGGTCATACCCCGACTGAGAGCCATCAGAC TGACGCCGAGCGACGGCAGTAAGACGTGGGGTCGCAGTGCTGTGTGTAAGAAGGAGGACCTGTCGACCAGCAAGAAGAAGGGACGCACCTGGGGGCCGAGCTCCACCCTCCAGAAGGAGAGGGTGGGTGGGGAGGAAAA ATTGAAGTCACTGGGTGAGGGGTGCAAAGTTTGGTCGTCCAGTGCACCCAACCTGGGCAAATCCCCCAAACATGCACCCATGACCGCCGGCTTCTCCAGCCTCAATGAAATGG AGGAGTGCTGTGAGTTTGAGGAGTCACCGGGGTCCCTGCTGCCCTCAGAGACCAGCAGTAACGGGGCCACGGAGGACTCGGGGTCCCTGTGGGTCAACCTGGGGCCAAACACGTTGCCTAATGTTGGGAATACAAGCTCCTGTCAGGGGCCCGGCGGGCTGGGGACGGGGGTGAGCTACCAGGACTCGCTCCGCCGCTGTAGCCAGAGGAAGAAGAGCGACATGCTGCTGTTGGGTTGTGCATCTCTGCTCGCGTCTGTTGGCCTCGGACAAGACCTGCTGCAGCTGGGAAAActacag GTGCTCCAGGATGAGCAGGACCTCAGAGAGGAGCAGCGTAAGAAGAAGGAGGGCATCTTCCAGCGGACGGGACGTTTCCGTCGCAGCACCTCTCCACCCAGCCGaaacctctccctctccctctccagaCACCACGACTCTGCTCTGCCCTGCATGGACCCGTCTCCCTCTGTCAcgctcctctctctgtcctctctttccGACTGCAACTCCACCAAGTCCCTCCTTCCCTCCGACCCGGACGACTACCCTCTGACCCCGTCGACGGGGCTCAAAACTCCAGCGGCGCCACCGGCTCCTGCCCTCAACCCGCTATTGGACCTGCGGGCGGAGAGCTTCAAGAAGGAGCCCAACCAGTCGCTCACGCCCACCCACGTGTCCGCAGCGATGGCCCTGAACAGAGGACACAGACGGACCCCTTCGGACGGGGCGATACGTCCCAGAGCTCATACTCTGGGACACCACAGGACGCCGTCGGATGGAAGCATGCCCATGCCTCCTCCACCGGGGGCACCACACTTCACTAAAAACAAAG GTACACAGGACACCCTGGACATCCCGCGCCTACCCGACCCCTCCATCATCTTCCCGGTCCCCCATCGGCGTAAAGCCCCCGCTCCACCGATCCCTGACGCGGTCCCTCTCTGCCTCGTCAGCCCCCTTGAGAGACCCAAGACCCTGGAGTTTGCCCCCCGGCCTCGGCCCACCCCGGCCAGGATGAGAGCCGACCCCTGGAAGCTGGGCTCCCTCTCCCGGACCCTCAGCTCGTCGCCGGGCAGCAGCTGCGACAGCCCCCTCGGCTCGGGGGACAGCAGCGCCAGCACCACGCGACCAAACCTGATGGACATGGACGTGGAGGGCCAGAGCTCGGACCAAACTGTCCCTCTGTGTGGACAGCGGAAGCTCGCCGCCCTGTGTGGACACGAGTACTCATAG